Proteins found in one Pyrus communis chromosome 15, drPyrComm1.1, whole genome shotgun sequence genomic segment:
- the LOC137718139 gene encoding la-related protein 1C-like, whose amino-acid sequence MAMAADSSANHHSPRGPEFSIDGGSDAVSKRASLPSPWAKVVRGGEPDAVQSPPSSSSSLSSLGNSAPEQTPFSNCSQSSKAARSSPSPPPHTPEGFSAADSPNRHNSNAGGPKKLAWNKPSNAVVEVSPVTVMDASSWPALSESARASPKLPADSPPKTVSEAIVNQGSFPVSQGPVIAHSPNSKRHPANNANQNSTPNHAPARQRSIKRGGGGNTGGGHAHSGFGHPVTPPPPPPFPVFPILPNGYGNLVPAIPDPSPRDPSFRGSSWDARPIRGFVPQSHPVNDHRNSRRGNFGPRPRGDGHYHNNHGGKRDQDRGNYMNPRDIHMHQHRAPPMSLVRPLSPNTAAFPPQPARPFANPMGFPEFMYVPPLPLEPIRSMPPFITQAPHPAMFYPVSESPLPSLIINQIEYYFSDANLIKDDFLRSNMDAQGWVPISLIANFPRVKSLTTNIQLILDSLRGSGIVEVQDDKVRRLNEWTKWISTTGQLPPESGSPSTLSSSVLSGNTLANSFEKMTVEGPSQNSMGGKPDPNSLAIPESCSTESTSQAQLPNGDVTQTDH is encoded by the exons aTGGCGATGGCTGCGGATTCTTCTGCCAATCACCATTCCCCGCGTGGTCCTGAATTTTCCATTGATGGCGGCAGCGATGCTGTCAGCAAGAGGGCTAGTTTACCATCTCCATGGGCGAAGGTTGTCCGAGGTGGTGAACCAGATGCTGTCCAATCTCCGCCGTCCTCATCCTCATCGTTGTCCTCGCTGGGCAACTCAGCACCGGAGCAAACCCCTTTTTCCAATTGCTCCCAATCCTCCAAAGCTGCTCGTTCTTCACCTTCGCCGCCTCCCCATACGCCAGAGGGCTTTTCAGCTGCCGACAGTCCCAATAGGCATAATAGCAATGCCGGTGGGCCAAAGAAGCTGGCTTGGAACAAGCCCTCCAACGCCGTCGTTGAGGTTAGTCCTGTAACTGTTATGGATGCTTCTTCTTGGCCTGCTTTATCCGAGTCGGCTAGGGCTTCACCTAAACTACCAGCTGATTCCCCTCCAAAGACTGTCTCCGAAGCAATTGTCAACCAAGGATCATTCCCCGTTTCCCAG GGACCTGTTATAGCACATTCACCCAACTCCAAAAGACATCCTGCTAATAATGCAAATCAGAACTCCACCCCAAATCATGCACCAGCTCGACAAAGATCAATTAAGCGTGGTGGCGGTGGCAACACTGGGGGTGGGCATGCACATAGCGGTTTTGGACACCCTGTCAccccgccaccaccaccaccattccCTGTTTTTCCTATTCTTCCAAATGGGTATGGCAATCTGGTACCAGCAATACCAGATCCTTCTCCACGAGATCCTTCTTTCCGGGGCAGCAGTTGGGATGCTAGACCAATTCGTGGCTTTGTGCCTCAATCACACCCAGTAAACGATCATCGGAATTCTCGTAGGGGAAATTTTGGACCTCGCCCACGTGGAGATGGTCACTACCACAACAATCACGGAGGCAAGCGCGACCAGGATCGTGGAAACTATATGAATCCCAGGGATATCCACATGCATCAGCATAGAGCCCCTCCAATGAGCCTTGTAAGGCCATTATCACCAAATACTGCTGCATTTCCCCCTCAACCTGCAAGACCCTTTGCAAATCCCATGGGTTTTCCGG AGTTTATGTATGTCCCTCCATTGCCTTTGGAGCCCATTCGAAGCATGCCACCGTTCATTACTCAAGCACCACATCCTGCAATGTTTTATCCTGTTTCAGAATCTCCCCTACCTTCATTGATAATCAACCAAATAGAATATTACTTCAG TGATGCTAATTTAATAAAAGACGACTTTCTACGGTCAAACATGGATGCCCAGGGATGGGTTCCTATATCTCTAATAGCAAACTTTCCTCGG GTTAAGAGTTTGACAACCAATATCCAATTAATACTTGATTCTTTAAGAGGTTCCGGTATTGTTGAAGTACAG GATGATAAAGTGAGGAGGCTTAATGAATGGACGAAGTGGATATCAACTACTGGTCAGCTTCCACCTGAGTCAGGTTCACCATCCACACTATCCTCCAGTGTATTAAGTGGTAACACGCTTGCAAATTCTTTCGAAAAGATGACTGTGGAAGGACCTAGCCAAAATAGCATGGGAGGTAAACCAGATCCAAACTCTCTGGCTATTCCAGAGAGTTGTTCAACCGAGTCAACTAGCCAAGCACAACTTCCTAATGGGGATGTTACTCAGACAGATCATTGA